The Pseudomonas sp. GD03919 region CTGTACGCCTACTGTTCCGACAGCCGCCGACTTGCCTTGCCCGCCCTGCTGCTGGCACTGCTGGCAGGCGCAACGATGTTCGCCGTACTGGCGAGCGGCGGCTTGGGCAGCCTGCTGATTCCGGTGGCCTGCTATGCCATGGCAATCTGCCTGATGCTCTGGCGGGCCCTGGCGCGTCTCGGTCAGCCTGGCCTGCAAACACGTTCGGCCTGGCTGGCCGTCGGCGGTGCGACGCTGTTCATGCTCTCCGATAGCCTGATCGGCATCGATCGCTTCGTCGTCAGCTTCGACGCCGCGCCCTATGCCATCATCCTCACCTACTGGCTCGGCCAGTGGGGTATTGCCGCTTCGGCCTTCGAACGCACCAAGACCTAGCAGGCGATTGATACCCCTGCCAGGCAGCGGGAAAGCCCTGACGGCAGGCGCGCACTTGGCTAAAATGCCGGCCTTTCCCGCTACCCGTTGCGATTGCCGTGAGCCAAGAACCTGATCGTCTGTTCGCCCAACCTCTGCCCGAGGTGCCCGATTTCGTCTTCAACGAGGACGTGGTGCGGGTCTTCCCCGACATGATCAAGCGCTCGGTGCCCGGCTACCCGACCATCGTCGAGAACATCGGCGTACTCGCCAGCCAGTTCGCCCAGGCGCACACCACACTGTATGACCTCGGCGCCTCGCTCGGCGCGGTGACCCAGGCACTGCGCCGCCATGTAAAAGCGGACGGCTGCCAGGTGATCGCGGTGGACAACTCGCCAGCCATGGTCGAACGCTGCCGCGAATACCTGCACGCCCAGGACGCCATGTTCCAGGAGCTGCTGCCGGTGCAGGTGATCGAAGCCGACATCCTGGCCCTCGACCTGCAGCCCACCTCGCTGGTCACGCTCAACTTCACCCTGCAGTTCATCCCCCCGGAGCGCCGCCTGGAATTGCTCACGCGCATTCGCCAGGCGCTGCTGCCCGGTGGCGCGCTGATCCTCTCGGAGAAGCTGCGCTTCGAGGATGCCGCCGAGCATGAGCTGCTCACCCAGCTGCATGTCGCCTTCAAACGCGCCAATGGCTACAGCGAGCTGGAGATTGCGCAGAAGCGCAGCGCCATCGAAAAGGTGATGCTGCCCGACAGTCTCGAACAACATCGCGAGCGCCTGCTGGCCGCCGGTTTCAGCAAGGTAGTGCCCTGGTTCCAGTGCCTGAACTTCGCCTC contains the following coding sequences:
- a CDS encoding lysoplasmalogenase produces the protein MRWLLLGLVGAAVFIYGRISGDVQLSLLSKGIPVIALLLWLRQAPAGTYRRWIGIGLLCSLLGDILLDWPQDLFVFGLGAFLLAHLAYLYAYCSDSRRLALPALLLALLAGATMFAVLASGGLGSLLIPVACYAMAICLMLWRALARLGQPGLQTRSAWLAVGGATLFMLSDSLIGIDRFVVSFDAAPYAIILTYWLGQWGIAASAFERTKT
- the cmoA gene encoding carboxy-S-adenosyl-L-methionine synthase CmoA, which encodes MSQEPDRLFAQPLPEVPDFVFNEDVVRVFPDMIKRSVPGYPTIVENIGVLASQFAQAHTTLYDLGASLGAVTQALRRHVKADGCQVIAVDNSPAMVERCREYLHAQDAMFQELLPVQVIEADILALDLQPTSLVTLNFTLQFIPPERRLELLTRIRQALLPGGALILSEKLRFEDAAEHELLTQLHVAFKRANGYSELEIAQKRSAIEKVMLPDSLEQHRERLLAAGFSKVVPWFQCLNFASLVALP